One stretch of Psilocybe cubensis strain MGC-MH-2018 chromosome 6, whole genome shotgun sequence DNA includes these proteins:
- a CDS encoding Subtilisin-like protease 3, translating into MSESQEVPIATDSEANTYIIVLRDGVSTSSFLRSQEEQVKAFSASSVHVFEHVLNGFTGSFSESHIESIKAHSDVKYVEADAKCYAYGHQSDATWNLARLSRIAPLEKVEPKYHYYYDTQAGRGVDIYIVGEQPDTNLFEQIHGIDVSETDTGIDTSHPSFENRASWGITLTGKPNVDTDGHGTHVAGIAMSKQYGVAKEANAIAVKIQENNVKALDWILINVKFTKRPSIVNLSIGGDASQAIDDSVKKLFDTKISVVAAAGNNNKDAKFVSPARSPFAITVGATTFRDKRYKHSNYGSVVNVFAPGNHDLIPT; encoded by the exons ATGTCAGAAAGCCAAGAAGTCCCAATTGCCACAGACTCGGAGGCAAACACGTACATCATCGTTCTACGTGACGGGGTATCGACGTCGTCATTCCTAAGATCACAGGAAGAACAAGTCAAGGCATTCTCTGCTTCCTCTGTCCATGTGTTTGAGCACGTCCTGAATGGGTTTACCG GAAGTTTTTCTGAAAGCCATATTGAAAGTATAAAGGCCCACTCAGACGTCAAATACGTGGAAGCCGATGCCAAATGTTATGCATATGGACATCA ATCCGACGCAACATGGAATTTAGCAAGATTGAGTCGGATCGCCCCACTTGAGAAAGTCGAACCCAAGTATCACTACTACTATGATACCCAAGCCGGTAGAGGTGTAGATATCTACATTGTTGGTGAGCAGCCTGATACAAACCTTTTTGAGCAGATACATGGTATTGACGTATCTGAAACAGACACGG GGATTGATACATCTCAT CCATCCTTTGAGAATCGCGCATCTTGGGGAATAACCCTTACAGGAAAG CCCAACGTAGATACCGATGG TCATGGTACGCACGTCGCCGGGATAGCAATGTCGAAGCAATA CGGCGTTGCCAAAGAGGCAAACGCCATAGCTGTGAAGATCCAGGAAAATAA TGTCAAGGCGTTAGACTGGATACTTATCAACGTTAAATTTACCAAACGTCCAAGTATAGTCAACCTGAGTATTGGAGGTGATGCAAGTCAAGCAATTGACGATTCTGTCAAAAAG CTGTTTGACACAAAGATATCTGTTGTGGCCGCAGCTGGAAACAATAACAAGGACGCAAAATTCGTTAGCCCTGCTCGCTCTCCCTTTGCAATAACCGTTGGTGCAACTACCTTCCGTGATAAACGGTACAAACATTCAAACTACGGGAGTGTAGTCAATGTATTTGCCCCTGGTAACCATGATCTTATACCTACTTGA